The window AAGCCGACGGCCTTGTGGTGGTTCGCTGGATTTTTCAGCACTGGCAGGGTCGCCTTGAGCTGAGCCGGTGGGACCGCCCGCACGCCTTCGGTCGGAGCGGAATTGAGTGCTACCCCGGCGGCTCCGTGTCCGTGGTCGAGAAGAATCTGGGTGAACGCACCGCCCGCGGAGTGGCCGATGATGATCGGGGGAGAATCGAGCTCGCCGATCAGCTGCTCGAACCGGTCGATGATCTCGGGGACAGTCAGAGCCTCAATCGGCGAAGGATCGTCGTTCAGCGCCTCGACTTCGACCTCGAAGCCGGGGTACGCGGGCGCGAGAACCTTGTATCCGGCTGCCTCGTAGCGCTCGATCCAATGCTCCCAGCTTCGGGGCGTAACCCAGAAACCGTGAACGAGGACGATGGTGTCCGGCGTGCTGTCTGTCATCCGTGTCTCTTCAGCGTCTTCCTTGGCTGCCATGACTCCTGCTATCGCCCCCTTAACGTGTCTTGGCGACCCTACACCCCTCCGTTTGCGTGGTGGCCTCAGCTCGTCGGTGCTAGGGCGGGAGCCGACCTCCAGTCGCTCCTCCTTCGCGCGAGCAGGAATAGTGCGGCGCCTCCACCGCCCCGGCCGTTTGGCTCAAAGCGCGCCGCGTAACTGCTCGGCCATCACGAGCGCGGCCAGCAGCGCGGTGAGCACCCCCGCCGCGACCAGACCGTCGGCGCCGGCGGCGAGAGGCACGGCGGCGAGGAGCGCGACGACCACCATGGCTCGCCGCAGGCTCTGGGCATGGCCGAGCCTGGCGCCAGTGGCCATCAGCCCGGCGAGGAAGAGGGCCGGGCCGCCGAAAGCGACGAGCGCTCCCGAATCGTGCAGAGGGTCCGTCGGGTGCGCGATCACGAGCTCATCGCCGACCGCGACCAGGACGATGCCGGCCACGATCGGGAGGTGCAGGTAGGTGTAGATGTCGCGGCCGATCTTGCCCCGCTGCTGGACGGTGGCGGCGCGAATCCCCTCCAGCACCCTGCCAGCGACCTGGCCGAAGTAGAGCCACCAGAGCGCCGTCGAGGAGAGGAAGGCGAGCAGCAGCGCGGCGACGATGTCGAGGCTCAGTCCCGTATCCGAGGCGGTGGCACCCGCGAGAACGACGCTCTCGCCGAGTGCGATGATCACGAACAGCTGGAAGCGCTCGCCGAAATGGGCGCCCTCGATCTGCCACTGACTCATGGGGGTAGCGCCGACGCCCGGCAGCCAATACGTCGCGAGCGGTGCGGCTAGGTCAAGCGCGAGAGCACCCAGCCACAGAGCCCAGCGCAACGCCTCCGAGTCGACGATGCCGCCCGTGACCCACAGCGGCGCCGAGAGGATGCTCCACG of the Solirubrobacterales bacterium genome contains:
- a CDS encoding alpha/beta hydrolase, producing MTDSTPDTIVLVHGFWVTPRSWEHWIERYEAAGYKVLAPAYPGFEVEVEALNDDPSPIEALTVPEIIDRFEQLIGELDSPPIIIGHSAGGAFTQILLDHGHGAAGVALNSAPTEGVRAVPPAQLKATLPVLKNPANHHKAVGFTFDQWRYAFTNTFPEDEARRLYERYHIPASGRIFWDSILANLQPGHQETWVDYHNDNRVPLLFVSGSEDHLMPPKVQQSNAKHYKSDTITEIKAYEGMAHLIPAQEGWEEVADYVLQWAVEHATVPSQA
- a CDS encoding low temperature requirement protein A, with protein sequence MIPELPIIRAQGEGEQRATFFELFFDLVYVFAVTQLSHHLLVHLDWSGAAQTAFMLVAVYWAWNYTTWMTNWFDPDTAPVRLVLVFVMLASLLMSVAIPDGFGEHALLFACAYSGLQIGRNAFVVAVTPRGRFNQNFRQILAWSILSAPLWVTGGIVDSEALRWALWLGALALDLAAPLATYWLPGVGATPMSQWQIEGAHFGERFQLFVIIALGESVVLAGATASDTGLSLDIVAALLLAFLSSTALWWLYFGQVAGRVLEGIRAATVQQRGKIGRDIYTYLHLPIVAGIVLVAVGDELVIAHPTDPLHDSGALVAFGGPALFLAGLMATGARLGHAQSLRRAMVVVALLAAVPLAAGADGLVAAGVLTALLAALVMAEQLRGAL